Within the Hypericibacter adhaerens genome, the region CCATGCCGCCGGGCTCCGGCGCCGACAAGCCGATGCGGCGGATGACATGGCCGAGGCGGCCCACGCCATCGGCCCGCGCCCGTTCCCGGAACCAATCGGCGAGCGCCTCGGCCGGCGTCTCGTCGGCGGCGAAGAACTCCACGAGATGCAGGCCACCCGGCAGCGCGCCCTCTCCCACGATCTCGTCATACATCCCGCAGCGATAGAAGTTCATCGCGCGGGGTACCGGCGAGGTCTGGGCATAGCGCCGGCCCTCGGCCGTGCGGAAATAATCCTCCCAGCCGTCCATCCGGGCCATCGACTTGATCCGCCACCAGCACATGTAATGCGGCTCGGGACCGATCTTCATGGTGCGGCCGATATTGAGCACCCGCTCGTCCTCGTCGGAAGCCCAGTCCTGGTACCCCAGATGGCGGAAGATCTCGAGCGCGATCGAGCGGTCGCGGGCGATGTATTCGGCAAAGATCATGGCGGAGACCCTCGGCTGACCACCCTGCCTCGCGAAAGAAAACGGGAAGGAGCGGCAGCCCGCTCCCTCCCCTCATCTCATGACCGTGACGGTCCGGCGCGTCAGATGACGCCGGCCAGCCACTGCTTCTCGACGATGTCCTTGTTCTTGGCGATCCAGTCCTTGGCGACGTCCTCGACCGGCTTCTGGTCGACTTCCATCTCCAGGATCCACTGGTTCACCACATCGGCGTCGAGCTTCACCTGCTTGAGGAACTGCCCGATCTTGGGGTCGCGCTTGTTGAGCGCCGCCGCATAGGCGATGTTCACGCGGGTCGGCGGCTGGCCGCATTTGATGCTCGAGGCCTCGAGCCAGTCGTTGCGCTGGGCCGGCTGGTAGAAGGTATAGCAGCCGTTCGGGTTGTAGCGGTCGGTGCCCTTCGCGTCCTCGGTCGTATAGCCGTCGAACGGCGGCTGCTGCAGCTCGACCAGCTTGTATTTCGCGAAGATCCATTCCGGCGTCCAGTAATAGAAGACGATCGGCTTCTGCTTGTCCTCGGCGTCCTTGAGCTGGGACAGGAAGACCGCCTGGTCGACGGTGGTGAGCTCCATCGTCTTGTCGAAGCCGTAGGTCTTGGCGCGGACCTGCGTGTGGTTGGTCGATTCCCAGCCCACGGCGCCGGCCCAGATCTCGCCCTTGCCGTTGCCGTCGCTGTCGAACAGCTTGGCCACCTCGGGCTTGGCCAGGTCGGCCAGATCCTTCACGCCGTATTTCTCCTGCACATAGGCCGGCATGAAGATGCCCTCGGTGCCGAGATAGGGCGTGGCGTTGAGCAGGATCGACTGGTGGCCGCCGGGCAGCACGTAGTTCTTCATCTGCTCCGGCAGATGGTCGGTCCACATGTCGGCCACGATATCCACCGACCCGTCGCCCTTGTCGAGCGCCTCGTAGAGCGCCTCCTGGGCGGCCGCGATGGTCTCGACATCGGCGCCGAGATACTGGGTCATGACCTGCTTCAGGACCTCCTCGATGGCGGTCGAGCCCGGCCAGTCGAGCTGGCCGATGACCACCTTGGTCTTGGCCTCGGCCGTGCCGGCGAGCGCCAGCACGGCGATCGCGGCAGAGGCCAACATTGTCAGACGTCGCAACATTCTCTCCTCCTGGTTTGCTTCCTCACTGTCTCCCCGGATTTCTTCTTCAAGACCCGGTGGAAATCCTCACTTCCGTCTCCGCGCCCTGCCTTCGCGCCTGACCATGCGGTCGAGCGCCATGGCGCAGACCACGATGGCGATGCCGGCCAGAATCCCCTGGCCGGTCTTCAGATGCTGCAGGGAGTGGATCACCTCGAGCCCCAGCCCGCCGGCGCCGATCATGGCGGCGACGACGACCATGGAAAGGCTCATCATGATGGTCTGGTTGATGCCGAGCCGGATCGAGGGCACCGCCAGCGGCAGCTCGACCTTGAGCAGCATCTGCGCCGGCGTGGCGCCGAAGGCGTCGGCCGCCTCGCGCACATGGGCCGGCACCTGGCGGATGCCCAGCGCCGTCAGCCGCACGATCGAGGGCGCGGCGAAGATCACCGTGGCGATGACGCCCGGCGGCTTGCCGATCGAGAAGAAGGCGACCGCGGGGATCAGGTAGACGAAGGTCGGCAGGGTCTGCATCACGTCGAGCAGCGGCTCGATCAGCGTATTGGCGCGCCGGCTCTTGGCGCAGAGGATGCCGA harbors:
- a CDS encoding ABC transporter substrate-binding protein — translated: MLASAAIAVLALAGTAEAKTKVVIGQLDWPGSTAIEEVLKQVMTQYLGADVETIAAAQEALYEALDKGDGSVDIVADMWTDHLPEQMKNYVLPGGHQSILLNATPYLGTEGIFMPAYVQEKYGVKDLADLAKPEVAKLFDSDGNGKGEIWAGAVGWESTNHTQVRAKTYGFDKTMELTTVDQAVFLSQLKDAEDKQKPIVFYYWTPEWIFAKYKLVELQQPPFDGYTTEDAKGTDRYNPNGCYTFYQPAQRNDWLEASSIKCGQPPTRVNIAYAAALNKRDPKIGQFLKQVKLDADVVNQWILEMEVDQKPVEDVAKDWIAKNKDIVEKQWLAGVI